The Streptomyces cathayae DNA segment GTGGATCGACATCCTGAACTCCCGTGTCCACACCTACGATCCGGCCACCGGCCGGCGCACCCTGCGCCGCACCGAACAGCACGTGGGCGCCGTCAAGCCCCGCGCGGGCGGCGGCCTGGTCCTCAACCTGCGTGACGGGATCGGCCTGCTCGACCCCGACGACACCTTCCGCTGGCTGCGCCACGAGCCCGTCCCCGGCCGCCGCGGCAACGACGCCGCCGTCGCCCCCGACGGCACGCTGTGGGCCGGCACCATGCGCTACGACGAGGCCACCGGCGGCGGCACCCTGACCCGGGTCACCGGCGACGGCACGGCCGAGACCGTCCTCGACGACGTGACGGTGAGCAACGGCACCGGCTGGAGCCCCGACGGCCGCCTGATGTACTACGTCGACACCCCCACCCGCCGTATCGACGTCTTCGACGTCGACGCGGCCTCCGGCTCGGTCACCGGCCGCCGCCCGCTGACCGTGATCGAGGACGGCGCGGGCTTCCCCGAC contains these protein-coding regions:
- a CDS encoding SMP-30/gluconolactonase/LRE family protein; this encodes MTGTTSYEVAVRTESVLGEGPTWDPATGRLLWIDILNSRVHTYDPATGRRTLRRTEQHVGAVKPRAGGGLVLNLRDGIGLLDPDDTFRWLRHEPVPGRRGNDAAVAPDGTLWAGTMRYDEATGGGTLTRVTGDGTAETVLDDVTVSNGTGWSPDGRLMYYVDTPTRRIDVFDVDAASGSVTGRRPLTVIEDGAGFPDGLTVDAEGCVWVALWDGAAVRRYTPSGALDRVVELPVPRVTACAFGGPGLSDLYVTTARVGLASPPPLAGSLLVVPDAGRGLAPPAFAG